Genomic DNA from bacterium:
GGCTCGTCGATCCGGGCGCGGGCGCGGGGCTCGTGCGGGAGCGCACGGCGCCCGACGCCGTCGTCATGTGCAACGATCCCCTGCAGCGCCACATCCACCTGCGCCGGCCGGTGGTCGATCTGCCCGCCGACCCCGCCGGGCTGGACGCCGCCGTCGCGCGCGACGGGGTCGCCTGGCTGCTGCTCGGCCCTTCGGTGCACGACCGGCCGGGCCGGCTCGAGGCGCCGGCGGCGGGTTGTCTCGCCACCGCCCGGGCGCAACCGGCCGTCTATGTACCGGCCGGGGCCGACTCCGTCGCGGCCGTCTGGTCCTTCGAAATCCGTCGCTGATCAGTCGTCTCCGCCGCCGGTCGACAGCAGATCGGCCAGCGGTTCGAGCGGAATCGCGGGGAAGCGTTCGGCGATGGCCGCACCCATGACGGCGGCCGCCGCGGGCGCGACGCTTTCGCCGGCCTGGGCCGCTTCCCACGCGGCGCGGTCCGGCCACTGGGCGTAGGCCACCCACGTGCCGTCGTCGCTGCGGTGCAGGCGCGAGCCGAGGCCGCCGCGTTCACGCCGGATGGCCGCGGTCATCTCGGCCCAGGCCGCCACGAAGTCGTCTTCGCGACCGGGGTGCAGGCGCCAGCGATAGAGGACGGCGAAGCCGATGGCCGGCATGGCAGGCTCCTTTCAGGAGGCCACGCCTCCCGGATGCGGGTTCGGACGGGCCGCCGGTTCGCTCCCGCCTTGTCAGCGCCCGACCACGGGGCCGTCGGACCGCGGCGACGGCTCTCCTCCGCCCGGGACCGGATCGTCGTAGACGATGGTCAGGGCCTCCCACCCGCCGAAAACACCCTCGGCCGACACGACGAAACCGGTATTCCAGCCTGTCGGCGACGAGAAGACTTCTCCGACCCGGATGGCGCCGGGGCCGACCGCCGGCGCCGGGCCCGTCCCGGGGTTGTTCCGCACGCCCGTGTACCGGTTGGGCAGCGGATCGGGCCCCCGAACGTAGCTCATGACAGGGCGCCCCGCATCGTTCAGGGCCCGGTAGACATCCATGGGATACCAGGGCTGCGGCGTTCCGGCGGCCATGAAGCGCAGGAAACCCCGCTGGATCGCCACGGCGTCGCGCACCGTTCTCTTGAACCGGTTGCGGGTGCGCTCGGTCGAACCGTACCAGGTGTCCCACCGGGGGTGGTCCGGGGGCGGGCCGAGGGACGGGTAGGCGCTCACGAACAGCAGGTCGAGATACTTCGACTCCGAAATCTCCTCGCGGATGGTCGCCGAGTACGACCATCTCGATCCGGTGTAGGTGAACCGGGAGGTGCCCGCGAACCACGGGTGGTCACGGGGCAGGTACTGGCTGAGCGTGCGGCCGGCGGCGTTGGTGTCGACGGCCGGATCGGCGGGCAGGAACTCGGCCCCGTCGGCCAGGTAGGCGTCGACCGCGTCCCAGAACTCGAGCGTCGCCTGGCCGGGATGGGCCGGAATGCGGACCTTGTCCGTGACGACCGGCGGGCCGGCGGCGTCCGGCACCGGTGGGGCCAGTTCGTTGCTGCATCCGGCCGCCAGCAGGACGGCGGCGATCAGGATCCCCTTGCGCATGAGACCTATCCTCTCCGGGCGAGTATCCGGAGGCCGGCACCGCCGCAGGGGTGGTGCCGCCACTCCAGTCTAGGCGATCGGCCGCCTCTCCGGCAAGAGGGCGCTGATCCTACCCCGCGTCGATCTCGGCGCAGAGGTCGATCATCTCGAGCGCCGTCAGCGCCGCGTCGAAGCCCTTGTTGCCGGCCTTGGTGCCGCTGCGCTCGATGGCCTGGTCGAGGGTCTCGGCGGTGACGATGCCGTACACCACGGGGATGTTCGAGTCGAGCGAGACCTGGGCGATGCCCTTGGTGACCTCGCTCGAGACGTAGTGGAAGTGCGGCGTGTCGCCCTGGATGATGCAGCCCACGCAGATCACCGCGGCGTAGCGGCCGGTCTGCACGAAGCGCTTGGCCGCGATGGGGATCTCGAAGCCGCCCGGCACCCACGCCGTGTCGATCCGGTCGTCGTCGACGCCGTGGCGGTGCAGGCAGTCCAGGGCGCCCTCCATCAGCTCGCTGGTGAAGAAGTCGTTGAAGCGGCTGCCCACGATGGCGATCTTCTTGC
This window encodes:
- a CDS encoding antibiotic biosynthesis monooxygenase; translation: MPAIGFAVLYRWRLHPGREDDFVAAWAEMTAAIRRERGGLGSRLHRSDDGTWVAYAQWPDRAAWEAAQAGESVAPAAAAVMGAAIAERFPAIPLEPLADLLSTGGGDD
- a CDS encoding 6,7-dimethyl-8-ribityllumazine synthase; its protein translation is MGRKFEGKFDARGKKIAIVGSRFNDFFTSELMEGALDCLHRHGVDDDRIDTAWVPGGFEIPIAAKRFVQTGRYAAVICVGCIIQGDTPHFHYVSSEVTKGIAQVSLDSNIPVVYGIVTAETLDQAIERSGTKAGNKGFDAALTALEMIDLCAEIDAG